A part of Deinococcus cellulosilyticus NBRC 106333 = KACC 11606 genomic DNA contains:
- a CDS encoding ThuA domain-containing protein has translation MPKALIIYGGWDGHNPTGFNTWFKDRLEQNGFEVQSLDNLEDLTPESVQVDLIVPHWTMGKIPGEKSNLIREAVLNGTGLAGIHGGAGDAFREDTEFQFMVGGQFVSHPGNIRPYSVQFRDQNHPITQDLTDFDVVTEQYYMHVDPINHVLATTTFDGQYAPWIEGAVVPVAWTRMHGKGRVFYHSLGHALTDMDTPQVETMTVRGLLWAARIE, from the coding sequence ATGCCAAAAGCACTGATCATCTACGGTGGCTGGGATGGCCACAACCCCACAGGATTCAACACCTGGTTTAAAGACCGTCTGGAACAGAATGGCTTTGAAGTGCAGAGCCTGGACAACCTGGAAGACCTCACACCTGAGTCTGTGCAGGTGGACCTGATCGTGCCCCACTGGACCATGGGCAAAATCCCTGGTGAGAAAAGCAATCTGATTCGCGAGGCCGTCCTGAACGGCACCGGACTGGCAGGCATTCACGGAGGGGCAGGAGACGCCTTCCGGGAGGACACCGAGTTTCAATTCATGGTGGGCGGACAGTTCGTCAGTCACCCCGGAAACATCCGGCCATACAGCGTCCAGTTCAGGGACCAGAACCACCCCATCACCCAGGACTTAACGGATTTCGATGTGGTGACCGAGCAGTACTACATGCATGTGGACCCCATCAACCACGTACTGGCCACCACCACCTTTGACGGTCAGTACGCGCCGTGGATTGAAGGTGCCGTGGTGCCTGTGGCCTGGACCCGCATGCATGGAAAAGGACGGGTGTTCTACCACTCCCTCGGGCACGCCCTGACCGACATGGACACCCCACAGGTGGAGACCATGACCGTGCGGGGTCTCCTGTGGGCCGCCAGAATCGAGTGA
- a CDS encoding carbohydrate kinase family protein — protein MTLVAVGGVLMDFLRQPDGSWLTRPGGSAWNVARVNVRLGTPTKFLGVISTDPFGEELLGATHDAGIDPALVQRTDHPTSLSFVFQSHPATYAFRAENGSDRQLVPDVNLCTGASLVYIGGISVVRSPLLEQIPAFVRDLHARGISVAYDPNFRAQEAAAYRVLFPMILPYLKYLKVSDEDLAGLDMRLEQIRRLNPDLTVLLTRGNEGAELHTNDGVFMHAGYTVDVRDTVGAGDASIAGFLHHLLAFPDAPPAERLSFALGCGAVACMHPGAYAPSLQEVHHITEDKTCQKH, from the coding sequence GTGACCCTGGTTGCGGTGGGTGGGGTCCTGATGGATTTCCTCAGGCAACCGGATGGAAGCTGGCTGACCCGCCCTGGAGGCAGTGCCTGGAACGTGGCCCGCGTGAACGTTCGACTGGGCACCCCCACGAAATTTCTGGGGGTCATCAGCACCGATCCGTTTGGAGAAGAACTCCTGGGGGCCACCCACGATGCAGGCATCGATCCTGCCCTGGTTCAGCGCACCGACCACCCCACCAGCCTGTCTTTTGTGTTCCAGAGCCACCCGGCCACCTACGCATTTCGGGCAGAAAACGGCAGTGACAGGCAACTTGTCCCCGATGTGAACCTGTGCACAGGGGCGAGTCTGGTCTATATCGGTGGGATCAGTGTGGTTCGCAGTCCTCTGCTGGAACAGATTCCTGCTTTTGTGCGGGACCTTCATGCCAGAGGCATTTCTGTTGCCTACGACCCCAACTTCCGGGCACAGGAGGCCGCAGCCTACCGGGTGCTGTTCCCGATGATCCTCCCGTATCTGAAATACCTGAAGGTTTCTGATGAGGATCTTGCAGGGCTGGACATGCGTCTGGAGCAGATCAGAAGACTGAATCCCGACCTCACCGTCTTGCTGACAAGAGGCAATGAAGGGGCAGAACTGCATACAAATGACGGCGTTTTCATGCACGCTGGGTACACTGTAGACGTCAGGGACACCGTGGGAGCAGGAGACGCCAGCATCGCTGGATTTCTTCACCATCTGCTGGCTTTCCCTGACGCCCCACCTGCAGAACGGCTCTCTTTTGCCCTGGGGTGTGGTGCCGTTGCCTGCATGCATCCTGGAGCCTACGCCCCCTCTCTTCAAGAAGTACACCACATCACGGAGGACAAGACATGCCAAAAGCACTGA
- a CDS encoding amylo-alpha-1,6-glucosidase has product MRDQAREIAEKVLLSNGSPIGLLGSSTAYKQVWARDSMICGLGLMVMGSPEGAEIMRRSLRTLQAYQTRLGNIPHNVGFTGIPDPALIAHGGALIVGDDTPRVVVDTAHSGCIDNSLWFIIGNDYVHRTDGDTERLRNAWTAIKRAYTWLEYQDSNECGLLEVHEAMDWADLFANRYNSLWPNVLWYAVQKCMASISVAMGEDPEPYLERAEDIKFKINTLLWVGAEVQKDMHWVENNRKEWLYPIRATQTLYQERPYFLPYMAFRDWCDRFDTFGNLSAILFGLASETQTGKIFDFIRSAGVDEPYPIKAIHPPVMPGDPDWREYYRLRNLNLPDQYHNGGAWPFLGGFYVAALVKAGCLREAEHQLDRLTEMNRMARNPDQEWDFNEWFHGRSGKPSGFRGQSWSTAMYIYAHECVKRGECPVFNAGGGW; this is encoded by the coding sequence ATGAGAGATCAAGCCAGAGAAATCGCAGAAAAGGTGCTGCTGTCCAATGGAAGCCCCATCGGACTTCTGGGGTCCAGCACGGCATACAAGCAGGTGTGGGCCAGAGACAGCATGATCTGTGGTCTGGGCCTGATGGTGATGGGAAGCCCTGAAGGTGCAGAAATCATGCGCCGCAGCCTGAGAACCCTGCAGGCCTACCAGACAAGGCTGGGAAACATCCCACACAACGTCGGATTCACCGGAATTCCAGACCCTGCTCTGATTGCCCACGGGGGAGCCCTCATCGTCGGGGATGACACACCCAGAGTGGTGGTGGACACCGCGCACTCAGGGTGTATCGACAACAGCCTTTGGTTCATCATCGGAAACGATTATGTCCACCGAACAGATGGCGACACAGAGCGACTGAGAAACGCCTGGACGGCCATCAAACGGGCCTACACCTGGCTGGAATACCAGGACTCCAACGAGTGTGGCCTTTTGGAAGTGCATGAAGCGATGGACTGGGCAGATCTGTTTGCCAACCGCTACAACAGCCTGTGGCCCAATGTGCTCTGGTACGCCGTTCAGAAATGCATGGCCTCCATTTCAGTGGCCATGGGTGAAGACCCAGAACCTTATCTGGAGCGCGCAGAGGACATCAAATTCAAGATCAACACCCTGCTGTGGGTGGGTGCAGAGGTCCAGAAGGACATGCACTGGGTCGAGAACAACCGCAAGGAGTGGCTGTACCCCATCCGTGCCACCCAGACCCTGTATCAGGAGCGGCCCTACTTCCTGCCCTACATGGCCTTCCGGGACTGGTGTGACCGTTTTGACACCTTCGGGAACCTGTCAGCCATCCTGTTTGGTCTTGCGAGTGAAACCCAGACGGGCAAAATTTTTGATTTCATCCGCAGCGCAGGGGTGGATGAACCCTACCCCATCAAGGCCATTCATCCTCCGGTGATGCCCGGAGACCCGGACTGGAGAGAGTATTACCGCCTGCGCAACCTGAACCTGCCCGATCAGTACCACAACGGCGGAGCATGGCCTTTCCTGGGTGGGTTTTATGTGGCTGCACTGGTCAAGGCTGGATGCCTGCGGGAAGCCGAACATCAACTGGACCGCCTCACCGAAATGAACCGCATGGCAAGAAACCCGGATCAGGAATGGGACTTCAACGAATGGTTTCATGGGCGCAGCGGGAAGCCCAGCGGTTTCAGAGGGCAAAGCTGGAGCACCGCCATGTACATCTATGCCCATGAGTGTGTGAAACGCGGGGAGTGCCCGGTCTTCAATGCAGGAGGTGGCTGGTGA
- a CDS encoding protein O-GlcNAcase produces MTRYTGVIEGFYGRPYSFSECHSLISLMGKWGLNTYLYGPKNDTQHRNRWREPYTPEELALFSALVQHARDAGVDFVVGLSPLEFHYSSSQDLDTLLFKQQQFLEIGVTSFSLLLDDMPERFRYEDDAEKFGTLAHAQSWLCEQLRERTPGVFSFVPTEYHGKGDSPYLRELGERLPENIEIFWTGRDVCSPSITTEHTRTVSKTLKRKVVYWDNYPVNDLEMRFDPHLLPYRNREAGVLEESGGILLNLALQPEASKIPLITFARFVQDGEQYQPDAAWQEALIEVTGNAEDARALELLADLARRDPLDPKGTLDNHLYPLMDAFWEELGGAPEVAGPELQNRPARKPASGTLREAARELELAVFRLEHLKNRKLLADLHPWTQKLGGQVRILKLALAVIDNPQDARLREVIFEDLPEVRANFHWVAGDLIDQFARRCVWYAHQKQRQE; encoded by the coding sequence ATGACTAGATACACCGGCGTGATCGAGGGCTTCTACGGCAGACCGTACAGCTTCTCTGAATGCCACTCCCTGATCTCCCTGATGGGAAAATGGGGCCTGAACACCTACCTGTATGGCCCCAAGAACGACACGCAGCACCGCAACCGCTGGAGGGAACCGTACACTCCAGAAGAACTTGCCCTGTTTTCAGCACTGGTCCAGCATGCCCGTGATGCCGGGGTGGACTTTGTGGTGGGCCTGAGTCCCCTGGAATTCCACTACTCCAGTTCGCAAGACCTCGACACCCTGCTTTTCAAGCAGCAGCAGTTTCTGGAGATCGGGGTCACCTCTTTTTCCCTGCTGCTTGATGACATGCCCGAGCGTTTCCGGTACGAAGACGATGCAGAGAAATTCGGGACCCTGGCCCATGCCCAGTCCTGGCTCTGTGAGCAGTTGAGGGAACGCACTCCTGGAGTGTTCTCCTTTGTCCCCACCGAGTACCACGGAAAAGGAGATTCCCCTTACCTGCGAGAACTCGGGGAACGCCTCCCTGAAAACATCGAGATTTTCTGGACAGGCCGGGACGTGTGCAGTCCGAGCATCACAACAGAGCACACCCGCACCGTCTCCAAAACCCTGAAGCGCAAGGTGGTCTACTGGGACAATTACCCTGTGAACGATCTGGAAATGCGTTTTGATCCTCACCTGCTGCCCTACCGCAACAGAGAAGCAGGGGTGCTGGAGGAAAGTGGGGGCATCCTGCTGAACCTCGCCCTGCAGCCTGAGGCCAGCAAAATTCCCCTCATCACCTTTGCACGATTTGTGCAGGATGGGGAGCAGTATCAGCCTGATGCTGCATGGCAAGAAGCCCTGATTGAGGTCACAGGCAATGCCGAAGATGCCCGTGCATTGGAGCTTCTGGCAGACCTTGCCCGCCGGGACCCCCTTGACCCCAAAGGAACTCTGGACAACCACCTCTATCCCCTGATGGATGCCTTCTGGGAGGAACTGGGAGGGGCTCCGGAAGTTGCAGGCCCAGAACTCCAGAACCGTCCCGCCAGAAAACCTGCTTCAGGCACCCTGCGTGAAGCAGCAAGGGAGCTTGAACTGGCCGTGTTCCGTCTGGAACACCTCAAAAACCGCAAACTGCTGGCAGACCTGCATCCCTGGACCCAGAAGCTGGGAGGGCAGGTGCGCATTCTGAAACTTGCACTTGCCGTCATCGACAACCCGCAGGATGCAAGGCTCAGAGAGGTGATTTTTGAGGACCTTCCAGAGGTCCGGGCCAATTTTCACTGGGTGGCCGGAGACCTGATCGACCAGTTTGCAAGGCGCTGCGTGTGGTACGCCCACCAGAAACAGAGGCAGGAATGA
- a CDS encoding MBL fold metallo-hydrolase, with protein sequence MWQHLHGQLYAFTGACNCYALVRGHQAVLIEYDHEAHLQLEAFGVSEVLRVLLTHVHGHNAEVPSGLPVDVPEAEHRLMTHPEDIRAGRQRLNRYEVLKDHDLPAHGHEAGKLLDYDTFELLDRWEVVPTPGHTPGSITLILDHEGKRFAFVGDLLSGPGTVHDLSYTQWTYGGGEGLAGSILSLLDLEKRNLDVLLPAHGQIMRQPAHAFSLTLERLWALVRLRCHNPRLLKFREEPFVQVTKHVLMNRTSFAHHYVVVSQSGKALFIDFGYDFMFGLTDITERHARRPWLYNLPCLKDFGVKEISAVVPTHIHDDHVAGINVLRRVHGAKVLVPAGFAEVLLHPEAHDLPCQWFDAIEPDETLGSSFDWEEFHFRILPMPGHTPHAVGIFLEVDGERLLFQGDVLADDGLGLNYIYENGFDPADFVQVAHLIEQEQPTLLMGGHWEPVRVTPEWTSALKERAQQLLDLHTQIMPEQETHHD encoded by the coding sequence GTGTGGCAACACCTTCATGGACAGCTTTATGCCTTCACCGGAGCGTGCAACTGCTATGCACTGGTCCGGGGGCATCAGGCGGTCCTGATCGAGTATGACCATGAGGCCCACCTGCAACTCGAAGCCTTTGGCGTCTCAGAAGTGCTGCGGGTTCTGCTGACCCACGTGCATGGGCACAACGCAGAGGTGCCTTCGGGTCTTCCTGTGGATGTCCCTGAAGCAGAACACAGGTTGATGACGCACCCTGAGGACATCCGGGCTGGAAGGCAACGGCTGAACCGCTATGAGGTCTTAAAAGACCATGACCTTCCAGCCCACGGTCACGAAGCTGGAAAGCTGCTGGATTACGACACTTTTGAACTGCTGGACCGCTGGGAAGTGGTGCCCACACCAGGCCACACGCCAGGCAGCATCACCCTGATCCTGGACCATGAAGGCAAACGCTTTGCTTTTGTTGGCGACCTGCTCAGTGGTCCTGGAACCGTACATGACCTGTCCTACACCCAGTGGACCTACGGTGGAGGAGAGGGTCTGGCAGGCAGCATCCTGTCTTTGTTGGATCTGGAGAAAAGAAATCTGGATGTGCTGCTCCCTGCACACGGACAGATCATGCGGCAACCTGCCCATGCGTTCAGCCTGACGCTGGAGCGGTTGTGGGCCCTGGTGCGACTGCGGTGTCACAACCCCAGACTCCTCAAATTCAGGGAAGAGCCTTTCGTGCAGGTGACGAAACACGTCCTGATGAACCGGACCAGCTTTGCCCACCATTATGTGGTGGTTTCACAGTCTGGAAAGGCCCTGTTCATTGATTTCGGGTATGACTTCATGTTTGGCCTGACCGACATCACCGAGCGCCATGCCCGCAGACCCTGGCTCTACAACCTGCCCTGCCTGAAGGATTTCGGGGTCAAAGAAATCAGTGCCGTGGTTCCGACCCACATCCATGATGACCATGTGGCCGGAATCAACGTGCTGAGGAGGGTGCACGGAGCAAAGGTTCTGGTGCCAGCAGGGTTTGCAGAAGTTCTGCTGCACCCTGAAGCCCATGACCTGCCCTGCCAGTGGTTTGACGCCATTGAACCCGATGAGACCCTTGGGTCCTCTTTTGACTGGGAGGAGTTTCACTTCAGAATCCTTCCGATGCCCGGTCACACCCCTCATGCTGTGGGCATTTTCCTGGAGGTGGATGGTGAACGCCTGCTCTTTCAGGGGGATGTGCTGGCAGACGATGGTCTGGGCCTGAATTACATCTACGAGAACGGGTTTGATCCTGCAGACTTTGTGCAGGTGGCCCACCTGATCGAACAGGAACAGCCCACCTTGCTGATGGGCGGACACTGGGAACCCGTGCGGGTCACCCCGGAGTGGACATCTGCCCTGAAAGAGCGCGCACAGCAACTTCTGGATCTCCACACCCAGATCATGCCCGAACAGGAGACGCACCATGACTAG
- a CDS encoding Gfo/Idh/MocA family protein, which yields MSANHAVKVAVVGCGVIAAVYAREMQSYDNLELYGCFDIDPEKSKKLADDFGGKTFDTYGALLADPEVEVVLNLTILPAHFEISKAALEAGKHVFSEKPLAATSEEARDLVNTAKANGVRLGCAPITFLGDAQQRALRELHVGTIGQVRAIYAETNHGRIETWHPTPFSFYDIGPLRDVGVYPLTVITSIFGPAKRVWAYGSVLRKDRISKRDVPFEVNAPDWYVVVIELASGPVVRLTCSFYVTHTSKQVGIEFHGDTGQLYLSSWVEPSAKLEVGQFGKAYESLPDYTPTEKPFRYALGLSEMAAAIRENRPHRASGEQAAHIVDLLDAAHRSIEQGGPVELTSTFTPAPPMED from the coding sequence GTGAGCGCGAACCATGCTGTGAAAGTGGCCGTGGTCGGATGCGGTGTGATTGCTGCCGTGTACGCCAGGGAAATGCAGAGTTACGACAATTTGGAGCTGTATGGATGCTTTGACATTGATCCAGAAAAGAGCAAAAAACTGGCCGATGACTTTGGAGGCAAAACCTTTGACACCTATGGGGCCCTGCTTGCCGATCCCGAAGTCGAGGTGGTCCTGAACCTGACCATCCTTCCAGCCCACTTTGAAATCTCAAAAGCTGCTCTTGAAGCAGGGAAGCACGTCTTCAGTGAAAAACCCCTGGCGGCCACCAGTGAAGAGGCCAGAGATCTGGTGAACACTGCAAAAGCCAATGGAGTGCGTCTGGGTTGTGCCCCCATCACCTTCCTGGGAGATGCACAGCAGAGGGCCCTGAGGGAGCTTCATGTAGGAACCATCGGGCAGGTGCGGGCCATCTATGCGGAAACCAACCACGGACGCATCGAGACCTGGCATCCCACCCCGTTCAGCTTTTATGACATCGGGCCTTTGCGGGATGTGGGGGTTTACCCCCTGACGGTGATCACCAGCATTTTTGGGCCTGCAAAAAGGGTATGGGCCTACGGGAGTGTCCTCAGGAAAGACCGCATCAGCAAGCGGGATGTGCCCTTTGAGGTGAACGCTCCAGACTGGTACGTGGTGGTGATCGAACTGGCGAGCGGTCCGGTGGTGCGCCTCACCTGCTCCTTTTATGTGACCCACACCAGCAAACAGGTCGGAATCGAGTTCCACGGGGACACCGGGCAGCTTTACCTCTCCAGCTGGGTCGAGCCCTCCGCAAAGCTTGAAGTGGGTCAGTTTGGCAAGGCCTACGAGTCCCTCCCAGATTACACTCCCACAGAAAAGCCCTTCCGGTATGCCCTTGGCCTGAGTGAGATGGCAGCAGCGATCCGGGAGAACAGACCCCACCGGGCCAGTGGAGAGCAGGCGGCACACATCGTGGATCTGCTTGATGCCGCCCACCGTTCCATCGAACAGGGAGGACCCGTGGAACTCACCTCCACCTTCACCCCTGCCCCGCCCATGGAGGACTGA
- a CDS encoding sugar phosphate isomerase/epimerase family protein, whose amino-acid sequence MNRELAFNTANYAYRQAFYSSEEDWGIACRTSRLYFSPIETFKERMDDLLAEIEGLGFKKLELWHFHLNQKWWTEEHVQVLKDLLAARNMSVFAYCGGFGDTEEEFLKTCELVKRLNIRILAGATPLLFNNRPFLVEKLREYGLILAYENHPEKTPQDVLNKIGDTDADVIGTTIDTGWFGTQNYPAGQAIRELKDRLVHVHLKDVLRVGTHETCAFQDGVVDIADCIEALKDIGYTGEISLEHEPHTHNPNEDIARSKTYAEELL is encoded by the coding sequence ATGAACCGCGAACTGGCGTTCAACACCGCAAATTACGCTTACAGACAGGCTTTCTATTCCAGTGAAGAAGACTGGGGCATTGCCTGCCGCACCAGCAGGCTGTATTTTTCACCCATCGAGACCTTCAAAGAGCGCATGGACGACCTGCTCGCTGAAATTGAGGGTCTGGGATTCAAGAAACTGGAACTCTGGCACTTCCACCTCAACCAGAAGTGGTGGACCGAGGAGCACGTTCAGGTCCTCAAAGACCTGCTCGCTGCACGCAACATGTCGGTTTTTGCTTACTGTGGTGGCTTTGGGGACACCGAAGAGGAATTTCTGAAAACCTGCGAACTGGTAAAACGCCTGAACATCCGGATTCTTGCTGGAGCGACCCCCCTTCTTTTCAACAACCGTCCCTTTCTGGTGGAGAAACTCCGGGAATATGGCCTGATCCTCGCCTACGAAAACCACCCCGAAAAGACCCCCCAGGACGTGCTGAACAAAATCGGGGACACCGATGCGGACGTGATTGGAACCACCATCGACACAGGCTGGTTTGGCACCCAGAATTACCCTGCCGGGCAGGCGATCCGTGAACTGAAAGACCGTCTGGTGCACGTCCACCTCAAAGACGTGCTCAGGGTGGGAACCCACGAGACCTGTGCTTTTCAGGACGGGGTGGTGGACATTGCAGACTGCATCGAGGCCCTCAAAGACATCGGGTACACCGGAGAGATCAGCCTGGAGCATGAACCCCACACCCACAACCCGAACGAGGACATTGCCCGCTCAAAAACATACGCGGAGGAACTGCTGTGA
- a CDS encoding DUF624 domain-containing protein, protein MLSFWRGIREGGVLAWQNLLQLVLLNLILLLLGWTVVLLGPALLAVYEYIARTFRDEEKHRLEELPAWVRSHLLNGVLYLLGWILLLGLLYTNLVFWAQVLPAFGQAILMVLVGYILVFALALQPYLLERLTVHRLPYLKALPAALQDLIREPIASHFHTLVPITLLLISLKWMTLPLIVFTSVGLMFAAARVKAAHQMPEPQEEHLNDNEDPSHAGL, encoded by the coding sequence ATGCTTAGTTTCTGGCGTGGCATTCGAGAAGGAGGGGTGCTCGCCTGGCAGAACCTTTTGCAACTGGTTTTGCTGAACCTGATTTTGCTCCTTCTGGGCTGGACGGTGGTTCTTCTCGGTCCTGCCCTGCTTGCCGTCTATGAATACATCGCCCGCACCTTCCGGGATGAAGAGAAACACCGGCTGGAAGAGTTGCCTGCCTGGGTCCGGTCTCACCTCCTGAATGGCGTGCTGTACCTGCTGGGCTGGATTTTGCTGCTGGGCCTCCTGTACACCAACCTGGTGTTCTGGGCACAGGTGCTCCCGGCCTTTGGACAGGCCATCCTGATGGTGCTGGTGGGCTACATTCTGGTGTTTGCTCTGGCTTTGCAGCCTTATCTGCTGGAGCGCCTCACTGTGCACCGCCTGCCTTACCTGAAAGCTTTGCCTGCTGCATTGCAGGACCTCATTCGTGAACCCATTGCATCGCACTTTCACACCCTGGTGCCCATCACCTTGCTGCTGATCAGCCTGAAGTGGATGACCCTGCCCCTGATCGTCTTCACATCGGTGGGCCTGATGTTTGCTGCTGCACGGGTCAAAGCGGCCCACCAGATGCCCGAACCCCAGGAAGAGCACCTGAATGACAACGAGGACCCCTCCCATGCTGGTCTTTGA
- a CDS encoding glycoside hydrolase family 2 protein — MGKHSLNGTWELVPSISEDWRFRMLHIEEVQQVGAFARTRWSPAQVPGSIHEDLLRAGQIEDPSFGLNSLNCEWVSERQWVYRTRFTLQERKAPKVWLCFEGIDDSSDVFVDGVQIGSTVGAHTPHRFDLSHLEPGNHLLVVVLKEPPKEHGQLGRTSETQTLKGRFGYWWDFGTRLIHAGIWKDVFLEETAETPIWDAWATSKLDGEKATVTIQWDAGVAARVRVTTPSGQVLKTEGTGSATIEVLHPELWWPHEFGDQKLYTVLVEDDHQTLEFRHGIRSVTLEHNEASRNRGALPYTLVVNGQAIEMRGFNVVSADHLLARQGIADTERTLMELARHTGANMLRFNGVCPIASKATLEACDRLGLMVWQEMPLSSSGTDNVPPTSEVFLQNLDRDLPHLVSKLRNHPSVVLYDAGNELTDEHRNPAGLDHPTIHRIHQMLQDLDPTRPFLPTSPSGPSYDLSEQSAADQHDVHGPWHYRGCVDTYLPFYRSRALLHSEFGCQAAPRMETLKSFLPESHLWPMNDSNEMVVHHGSWWLMGHRIEEVFGPVTDLDTYVKLTQFVQHDVLRYAVLSNRVRPECSGALVWQLNEPWPNAHCTNVLDHNLKQKAAFYALKDAFQPEAAFLRYQSPVAPEGVLKADVLTTRQTPANHDIRLETFDLAGHPLQTFDLKAGDQVELSVASVIHVRLSLRTASRTSTGEYYFSSQTHQPFKSLLDLEATPVALHLQGEVLRVRNTGTVTAHFVTLEADAGCIEWFSEGVMTLLPGETRAVQVKLTTPSGDPVERPQITVKAFNLATPEEVHA; from the coding sequence ATGGGAAAACACTCACTGAACGGAACCTGGGAACTGGTCCCCTCCATTTCGGAAGACTGGAGGTTCAGAATGCTGCACATAGAGGAAGTGCAGCAGGTGGGTGCATTTGCCCGCACCCGCTGGAGTCCGGCTCAGGTTCCCGGGTCCATCCATGAGGACCTGCTGCGTGCAGGTCAGATTGAAGATCCTTCTTTCGGCCTGAACAGCCTGAATTGCGAATGGGTCAGTGAACGCCAGTGGGTGTACCGAACGCGATTCACCTTGCAGGAAAGGAAAGCTCCGAAGGTCTGGCTGTGTTTTGAAGGCATCGATGACAGCAGTGATGTTTTTGTGGACGGTGTGCAGATTGGGTCCACCGTCGGGGCACACACCCCACACCGCTTTGACCTGAGCCATCTGGAACCAGGAAACCATCTGCTGGTGGTGGTCCTGAAAGAGCCTCCAAAAGAACACGGGCAACTGGGCAGAACCAGTGAAACCCAGACCCTCAAAGGCCGTTTTGGTTACTGGTGGGATTTTGGGACAAGGCTCATTCATGCAGGCATCTGGAAAGATGTCTTTCTAGAGGAAACCGCAGAAACACCCATCTGGGACGCCTGGGCCACCAGCAAGCTTGACGGAGAGAAAGCCACCGTCACCATCCAGTGGGACGCAGGTGTTGCAGCCAGGGTCAGGGTCACCACCCCATCGGGTCAGGTTCTGAAGACCGAGGGCACGGGTTCAGCCACCATCGAGGTTCTGCATCCTGAACTGTGGTGGCCCCACGAATTCGGTGATCAGAAGCTTTACACCGTTCTGGTGGAGGATGACCACCAGACCCTGGAATTCCGGCACGGCATCCGCAGTGTGACATTGGAACACAATGAAGCCTCACGCAATCGTGGTGCACTGCCCTACACCCTGGTGGTGAATGGTCAGGCCATTGAGATGCGGGGTTTCAATGTGGTCTCTGCAGACCACCTGCTGGCAAGGCAGGGCATTGCAGACACCGAGCGCACCCTGATGGAACTCGCCCGGCACACCGGGGCCAACATGCTCCGGTTCAACGGGGTGTGCCCGATTGCCTCGAAAGCCACACTGGAGGCCTGTGACCGTCTGGGTCTCATGGTCTGGCAGGAGATGCCCCTCAGTTCCAGCGGAACCGACAACGTGCCCCCAACCTCTGAGGTGTTCCTGCAAAACCTGGATCGGGACCTGCCTCATCTGGTCTCGAAGTTGCGCAACCATCCCAGTGTGGTGCTTTATGACGCCGGAAACGAACTGACCGACGAACACCGCAACCCTGCAGGACTGGACCATCCCACCATTCACCGCATTCATCAGATGCTTCAGGACCTGGACCCCACCCGTCCCTTCCTGCCCACCTCCCCCAGTGGTCCCAGCTATGACCTCTCTGAACAGTCTGCAGCCGATCAGCACGATGTGCATGGTCCCTGGCATTACCGGGGGTGTGTGGACACCTACCTGCCTTTTTACCGCTCCCGTGCCCTGCTGCACAGCGAGTTTGGCTGTCAGGCTGCCCCCAGGATGGAAACCCTCAAAAGTTTCCTTCCAGAAAGCCACCTGTGGCCCATGAACGACAGCAACGAAATGGTGGTCCACCACGGGTCGTGGTGGCTGATGGGACACCGCATTGAAGAGGTCTTTGGTCCAGTGACTGATCTGGACACTTATGTGAAATTGACCCAGTTTGTCCAGCACGACGTCCTGCGTTATGCCGTCCTGAGCAACCGCGTCAGACCTGAATGCAGCGGGGCTCTGGTCTGGCAGCTGAATGAACCCTGGCCCAATGCCCACTGCACCAACGTGCTGGACCACAACCTGAAGCAGAAAGCAGCCTTTTATGCGCTGAAGGATGCCTTTCAGCCTGAAGCTGCCTTCCTCAGATACCAGAGTCCTGTTGCCCCAGAGGGTGTGCTCAAAGCCGACGTGTTGACCACCCGCCAGACCCCTGCCAACCATGACATCCGCCTGGAAACTTTTGACCTTGCAGGACATCCTCTGCAGACGTTTGATCTGAAGGCAGGAGATCAGGTTGAACTGTCCGTGGCAAGTGTGATCCATGTCCGGCTGTCCCTCAGAACTGCATCTCGAACATCAACAGGTGAATATTATTTTTCCAGTCAGACCCATCAGCCCTTCAAATCCCTGCTGGACCTTGAGGCCACCCCTGTGGCTCTGCACCTGCAAGGTGAAGTCCTCAGGGTCAGGAACACCGGAACGGTGACGGCCCATTTTGTGACGCTGGAGGCAGATGCTGGATGCATCGAGTGGTTCTCTGAAGGGGTGATGACCCTGCTCCCCGGAGAAACCCGTGCCGTGCAAGTGAAACTGACCACCCCATCTGGAGATCCTGTAGAACGCCCACAGATCACAGTGAAAGCCTTCAACCTGGCCACACCAGAGGAAGTCCATGCTTAG